The following are encoded in a window of Ignicoccus islandicus DSM 13165 genomic DNA:
- the prf1 gene encoding peptide chain release factor aRF-1: MSEATSEWQISRKQLKELLKELEKWSAPATTLLSLYIPPGRPVGDVMELLRKEMSVADNVKLKKTREAVKAALTAAMDRLKRFDKVPPNGLVIFCGVNPDTEKLECYAFSPPDKVPVFFYRTDKSFHTEFLKDMVEEPEVYGLILVERGKMLVGLLKGSNIEILREATGFIPSKHHRGGQSQRRFDRLIEQAAEAFYKHAGEVASEVLLPYLEQGRLKGVLIGGPAFSKQDFLEAGGLDYRIKQKVLGLYDVADVDEHGFYELVQRGYNEIQGQKYAEALNAMEEFKRHLAKDTGYAVYGKEEVMEALRMGALKSILIPEDHPELEKIKEEAEMYGTKVIPIPEGVPEAEWFKKTFGIAGIKRFK, translated from the coding sequence ATGAGTGAAGCGACGTCCGAATGGCAGATCTCGCGAAAGCAGTTGAAGGAATTGTTGAAGGAATTGGAGAAATGGAGCGCGCCGGCAACCACGCTACTCTCGCTATACATACCGCCCGGGAGACCCGTAGGTGACGTAATGGAGCTTCTCAGAAAGGAGATGAGCGTTGCGGACAACGTTAAATTGAAGAAGACTAGAGAAGCCGTTAAGGCAGCGCTCACCGCAGCGATGGATAGGCTAAAAAGGTTCGATAAGGTACCACCTAATGGCCTAGTTATATTCTGCGGCGTTAATCCGGACACCGAGAAACTGGAATGCTACGCCTTCTCGCCTCCAGATAAGGTACCAGTGTTCTTCTACAGAACTGACAAGAGTTTCCATACGGAATTCCTAAAGGATATGGTCGAGGAACCGGAAGTTTACGGTTTAATATTGGTCGAGAGAGGTAAGATGTTAGTTGGTTTGCTAAAGGGTTCTAACATTGAGATTTTAAGGGAGGCGACGGGGTTCATACCTAGTAAGCACCACAGAGGTGGTCAGTCCCAGAGAAGATTCGATAGATTAATAGAGCAAGCCGCGGAAGCCTTCTATAAACACGCGGGCGAGGTGGCAAGCGAAGTTCTTCTACCTTACTTAGAGCAAGGTAGACTTAAAGGAGTCTTGATCGGAGGTCCGGCTTTCTCTAAACAAGATTTCTTAGAGGCGGGCGGCTTAGACTACAGGATAAAGCAGAAAGTGCTAGGCCTTTACGACGTAGCAGACGTTGACGAGCACGGTTTCTACGAACTCGTTCAAAGGGGGTACAACGAAATCCAAGGCCAGAAGTACGCCGAAGCGTTGAACGCTATGGAAGAGTTCAAGAGACACTTAGCGAAGGACACTGGTTACGCCGTTTACGGTAAGGAAGAGGTCATGGAAGCGCTTAGAATGGGCGCGCTCAAGTCTATCTTGATTCCCGAAGATCACCCCGAGCTTGAGAAGATAAAGGAAGAGGCTGAGATGTACGGGACGAAGGTTATCCCAATACCAGAGGGAGTTCCCGAAGCGGAATGGTTTAAGAAGACGTTCGGTATAGCGGGGATAAAGAGGTTCAAGTGA
- the psmB gene encoding archaeal proteasome endopeptidase complex subunit beta, whose amino-acid sequence MSGYVGATAVGIKLSDAVVLAAEKRMSYGGFVMSKSMKKVFKIGNRMGMACAGLYADMQTISRIVELEVKRYELNVRKEMKVRSAARFLGVLLYSYKMFPLLTETVFGGIDSSGPHIFVLDPVGSVVEEKYAAAGSGAPLAIALLEREYREDMSVQDAKNLAIDSIRVASSRDSLSGDGVDVLIIKKGEEPIMETVTF is encoded by the coding sequence GTGAGCGGATACGTAGGCGCTACCGCGGTTGGCATTAAGTTAAGCGACGCCGTCGTGCTGGCGGCAGAAAAGAGGATGAGTTACGGAGGTTTCGTCATGAGTAAATCTATGAAAAAAGTATTCAAGATAGGGAATAGGATGGGCATGGCTTGCGCGGGGCTGTACGCGGACATGCAAACGATAAGCAGAATTGTAGAGTTAGAGGTCAAGAGATACGAATTAAACGTAAGGAAGGAAATGAAGGTTCGATCAGCAGCGAGGTTTCTGGGAGTACTCTTGTATTCTTATAAGATGTTCCCACTACTCACGGAAACCGTCTTTGGAGGAATAGATTCGTCCGGCCCACATATTTTCGTATTAGATCCAGTGGGTTCGGTAGTAGAAGAGAAGTACGCGGCTGCAGGTAGCGGTGCGCCTTTAGCGATAGCCCTCCTAGAGCGCGAATACAGAGAGGACATGAGCGTTCAAGACGCCAAGAACTTAGCTATAGACTCAATACGGGTTGCCTCTTCAAGAGATAGCTTATCGGGAGACGGAGTCGACGTATTGATCATCAAGAAAGGAGAAGAACCCATTATGGAAACTGTAACCTTCTAA
- a CDS encoding phosphate signaling complex PhoU family protein, with protein MRLIEIALKRLDECVNEAMELTKKTVELSLQAIKEKEKEEKRTKVKEYVQELRRLNDEIDELALETIARFQPIASDLRKVKAYMELGYDLLRLGRYAYDALAAFSRAEKMGIECETKRFDELRPLVESMINDALRSFKELNTILAFKVISKDDDVDEKYHSNLIDIMKNEQSVPCAVVEALSIKFLERLADHASHIAALTIFVVEGKMPE; from the coding sequence TTGAGGTTAATAGAAATCGCTCTTAAAAGGCTCGATGAGTGCGTAAACGAAGCAATGGAATTAACGAAGAAAACTGTGGAACTATCGCTTCAAGCCATAAAGGAGAAAGAGAAGGAAGAGAAGAGGACTAAGGTTAAAGAATACGTGCAAGAGCTTAGGAGACTCAACGACGAAATCGACGAACTAGCCTTAGAAACCATTGCTCGATTCCAACCAATAGCTTCAGACCTGAGGAAGGTTAAGGCTTACATGGAACTCGGATACGATCTGCTGAGACTCGGCAGGTACGCTTACGATGCGTTAGCCGCCTTCAGTCGAGCTGAGAAAATGGGAATAGAATGTGAGACCAAGAGGTTCGATGAATTGAGGCCTCTCGTAGAGTCCATGATAAACGATGCTTTGAGGTCCTTTAAGGAATTGAACACAATATTGGCTTTCAAGGTTATAAGTAAGGACGATGACGTCGACGAGAAGTACCACTCGAACTTAATTGATATAATGAAGAACGAGCAGAGCGTTCCTTGCGCTGTAGTGGAAGCGCTTTCGATAAAGTTCTTAGAGAGATTGGCCGATCACGCCTCCCACATAGCGGCCTTAACAATATTCGTAGTAGAGGGGAAAATGCCAGAGTGA
- a CDS encoding hydrogenase maturation nickel metallochaperone HypA: MHEGSYAQMIISSVLDFLKNKNLENVRVKKIKMRIGELSLIDIEALKNAMEIYSIGTPLEGAQLEVELVKSEFKCRNCGAQWSFRDVYPDLEVNLPILHLYPHLISEILKCPRCGSSDVEIVKGEEFQIVSIEIENAGEEKANLKGSTPTNYRGDAK, from the coding sequence ATGCACGAAGGTAGTTACGCTCAGATGATCATAAGCTCCGTACTGGATTTCCTAAAGAATAAGAATTTGGAAAACGTAAGGGTAAAGAAAATTAAGATGAGAATAGGCGAACTGAGCCTAATTGACATAGAAGCCTTGAAGAACGCAATGGAAATATATAGCATAGGAACCCCTTTGGAGGGAGCCCAGCTAGAGGTAGAGTTGGTGAAATCCGAGTTCAAGTGTAGGAATTGCGGGGCCCAGTGGAGTTTCAGGGACGTATATCCAGACTTGGAAGTCAACCTACCGATCCTTCACCTATATCCACACTTGATAAGCGAAATTTTGAAGTGCCCTAGATGCGGATCGTCTGACGTCGAAATCGTGAAGGGAGAGGAGTTTCAGATCGTTTCGATTGAGATTGAGAACGCCGGAGAGGAAAAGGCTAACCTAAAAGGATCCACCCCTACGAATTACCGCGGAGATGCGAAGTGA